The Candidatus Methylomirabilota bacterium DNA window GACTTGACGGTCCAGATTCTCGACCTGGTCGAGAAGTTGCTGAGTCGCGTACGCGGTACACGGGGGCAGGAGCTCGAGACGCTGACGCAGGAGGGCGCGGCCCCTGGCGCCGAAGAGATCGCTCACCTCCAGATCGTGGAGGGCGTACTTGGCCAGGGTGGCGTGAATGCGATTCTTGAGCTGCGTGCGCTGGCGGACGAGCACCATGCGCGTGCGGGGAAGGTCACGCTGGTCGCGGAGCTCGCCCGGGGGAATCCAGACCGTCGGTAGCGTGCCGTTGCGTTGGAGCTGATTGAGTCCGCGGACGTCGAGCCGATCGGTCTTGTTGATCTCGCCCATCATCAGTTTCGCCTTGCGGGCGTGGACGAGCTTGGACACGCAGCCGGCCGCCTCAATCTCGTCGACGATCCAATACCAATTGCCGATCGTCTCCACGGCGACGGGGGATCCCGACTCACGGCGCGCCAGAAACTGCTGCAGCGCTCCCCGCTCATGGGGGAGGCGCTGTTCACGGACGAGCCGACCGTCCGGCCGAGCCACGGACGCCAGCGTGTCGTGCTCATGGGCATCGAACGCGATAAATTCCATTGGCTGCGGCTCCCTCGCGGCCAGCGGCCGCTGAGTGTTGACCAACGCCCACGGTAACCTCACCGTGGGCGGAGGCGGAGCGCTTTTATCCCATCAAAGGTCGCTGGTTCAAATCCAGCCTCCGCAACCATGAACGCTACACGCTCGAGAAGCCCTTTGCCGGTGGTCATCACCTCGGCCCTGGCAAAGGGCTTCGCCGTCTTCTCTCGTACAGGGTGGATGACGATCTACCTGTTCTGCCTCACGTTCGGCATCGCGGAGCCACTCGCGTACTTTGGCTGATGTGTCACCTTGTTCGATGAACCGGCGAAGCCCATCCAGTCGCTGGCGGACCCTATCCCGCTCCTGGATCAGCTTGTGTCGCTCTTCAGCAAACTGGGGCTTTTCCACGGCGAGCAGCGAGTTCACTTTGCCAACTAGGCGTTGGACGGCCTCCGGCTGATAGAGCTTCTCTTGGAGTAGT harbors:
- a CDS encoding transposase — its product is MEFIAFDAHEHDTLASVARPDGRLVREQRLPHERGALQQFLARRESGSPVAVETIGNWYWIVDEIEAAGCVSKLVHARKAKLMMGEINKTDRLDVRGLNQLQRNGTLPTVWIPPGELRDQRDLPRTRMVLVRQRTQLKNRIHATLAKYALHDLEVSDLFGARGRALLRQRLELLPPCTAYATQQLLDQVENLDRQV